Proteins encoded together in one Impatiens glandulifera chromosome 1, dImpGla2.1, whole genome shotgun sequence window:
- the LOC124943844 gene encoding LOW QUALITY PROTEIN: endoplasmic reticulum junction formation protein lunapark-like (The sequence of the model RefSeq protein was modified relative to this genomic sequence to represent the inferred CDS: deleted 2 bases in 1 codon), with protein sequence MDETSDLHTKGKKDNETTKKKQRGFYLDYGTECSDYKMIILREASVYIAMEERKMLFLARMRERAQRWRMTARHLIVFTVIWRFRLEMIRKEKPENCGENLGQKRKAKIDELKEKTNYYITQQLIQRYDTDPAAKAAAAAVLASKLGADSGLKVHLGDGNELNNNLTSGKSNDVEFVQSSGLRNRKAPLYKSNSTESSTMLQNLSPSWGWDDDTHSVTQNELVVEHYSGTTKYNNGWIAQIAALLVGEDPAQSYALICGNCHMHNGLSRKEDYPYITYYCPHCHALNKPKNHDGLSGPDSPTALNSNNVVGDGLSGLVPPIIALNNVVGGSVDNHQIPVSSPALLLLLQKLSPEIEKVRSIDPPTPTGKGCFCSQKKFRGYYCNSLAFVVMTAFFKCVMELNLILGL encoded by the exons ATGGATGAAACCTCAGACTTGCATACAAAAGGGAAGAAAGACAATGAGACAacaaagaagaaacaaagaGGTTTTTATCTCGATTATGGCACAGAATGTTCCGATTACAAGATGATAATCTTGAGAGAGGCTTCAGTATATATCGCAATGGAAGAAAGGAAAATGCTATTCTTGGCTAGGATGAGGGAAAGAGCCCAGAGATGGAGGATGACTGCAAGACATCTTATAGTTTTCACTGTGATTTGGAG GTTCCGTTTGGAAATGATAAGAAAGG AAAAACCTGAAAACTGTGGAGAAAACTTAGGGCAGAAACGGAAAGCCAAGATTGATGAGCTAAAAGAGAAGACAAACTACTACATCACTCAACAGCTAATTCAG AGATATGACACTGATCCAGCTGCAAAAGCAGCAGCTGCAGCGGTCCTTGCATCTAAGTTGGGTGCAGATTCTGGCTTGAAAGTGCATTTGGGAGATGGGAATGAACTTAATAATAATCTCACCTCTGGGAAGAGCAATGATGTAGAGTTTGTACAATCTAGTGGGCTACGGAATAGGAAAGCACCGCTATACAAATCCAATAGCACAGAAAGCAGCACAATGTTGCAGAATCTT TCTCCTTCATGGGGTTGGGATGATGATACGCATTCTGTTACCCAAAATGAGTTGGTTGTTGAACATTATTCAGGAACCACAAAGTATAACAACGGTTGGATTGCTCAAATTGCAGCATTGCTAGTGGGGGAAGATCCTGCACAATCTTATGCTCTTATCTGTGGAAACTGCCATATGCACAACG GCCTTTCAAGGAAGGAGGACTACCCTTACATAACTTACTATTGCCCACATTGTCATGCCCTCAACAAACCAAAGAACCACGATGGGCTGTCCGGTCCAGATTCACCAACTGCCTTGAATAGCAACAATGTTGTTGGTGATGGGCTATCTGGTTTGGTTCCTCCAATCATCGCCTTGAATAATGTCGTTGGTGGTTCTGTTGATAACCATCAGATCCCTGTTAGTAGTCCCGCACTGCTCCTGCTGCTGCAGAAATTGTCCCCAGAAATTGAAAAGGTCAGGTCCATTGATCCACCTACCCCGACAGGTAAGGGCTGTTTCTGTAGTCAAAAGAAGTTCAGAGGTTATTATTGTAATTCTCTAGCATTTGTGGTAATGACTGCTTTTTTTAAATGTGTGATGGAACTAAATTTGATTTTGGGCTTGTAA